A genomic stretch from Pochonia chlamydosporia 170 chromosome 4, whole genome shotgun sequence includes:
- a CDS encoding membrane-associating domain-containing protein: protein MVLQRKPGREHIPNYPPGWVTIRYLQLFLAIAILGLSAYTIYATRAAAATNGLGLFSALVTVIISIWLICAHTCSPGAYNYWANLFWDLYLYIFWLTTFSLAAVWAGLIFAADSIYHTKRKSYSFCDNYFDNYDDVGYYNKYCKGNGGYFYGVDYKVFGGVVAGIAGLGAIEFLLFFIAWVTDAVVIYRHRRDGGHARKGRAIAGSAAAPYQVQMQPQVKSDYHAVPQQGIPFTQQETAYHPQGMYNPPQQQPFYPPTQPIAPQHTGNTFVQTHTPPPGGYPAPQYPPQQPAAPYHPNY, encoded by the exons ATGGTTCTCCAACGTAAACCCGGCAGGGAACACATTCCCAACTATCCTCCTGGATGGGTTACCATTCGATACCTCCAGCTTTTcctcgccattgccattctTGGTCTGTCGGCTTACACAATCTACGCGACCCGAGCAGCGGCTGCTACCAACGGCCTGGGACTGTTCTCT GCTCTTGTCACAGTCATCATTAGCATCTGGCTGATTTGTGCGCACACGTGCTCTCCCGGCGCGTACAACTACTGGGCCAACTTGTTCTGGGATCTCTACCTCTACATCTTCTGGCTCACTACCTTCTCCCTGGCCGCTGTCTGGGCTGGTCTTATTTTTGCCGCTGACAGCATTTACCACACCAAGCGGAAATCATACAGCTTTTGCGACAACTACTTCGATAACTATGACGATGTCGGCTACTACAACAAGTACTGCAAGGGCAACGGCGGCTACTTCTATGGAGTGGACTACAAGGTCTTTGGCGGTGTTGTCGCTGGTATTGCTGGCCTTGGTGCCATCGAGTT CCTTTTGTTCTTCATCGCCTGGGTGACGGACGCCGTCGTCATCTACCGACACCGCCGCGACGGTGGCCATGCTCGAAAGGGCCGCGCCATTGCTGGATCAGCTGCTGCTCCTTACCAGGTCCAGATGCAGCCCCAGGTCAAGTCGGACTATCACGCCGTTCCTCAGCAGGGCATCCCATTCACCCAGCAGGAGACCGCCTACCACCCCCAGGGAATGTACAAccctcctcagcagcagccattctACCCGCCTACTCAACCTATCGCCCCTCAGCACACTGGCAACACGTTCGTCCAGACGCACACCCCTCCTCCCGGAGGTTATCCTGCTCCTCAGTatcctcctcagcagcctgCTGCTCCATACCACCCGAATTACTAA
- a CDS encoding peptidase, M28 family (similar to Neosartorya fischeri NRRL 181 XP_001265282.1) translates to MVNESTPLIQTVRVAPPRRRYRHHTCRRFCTIACTCILILGFASFLTHVFLIWPYHHHHGRHSHYSQSHQHGKRLSHEDLQKILLETPTADHAQEWSRYYTSGPHLAGKNFSQADWTREKWQSWGVDASIAEYDVYINYPVDHGLSLLKKSDKGDSWKLEFNASLTEPVLEEDATSALEDRIPTFHGYSASGNVTGQFVYVNYGTYQDYQDLVDAGIDLKGKIAIAKYGGIFRGLKVKRAQELGMVGALIYSDPGDDGDKTEANGYEQYPKGPARNEGSVQRGSVQFLSTRPGDPTTPGYPSKPGVPRAPADDSTPSIPSIPISYADALPILKALNGHGPKASDFSSYWTSNLGLGYKGVEYNIGPSPDNLVLNLYNEQEYVTTPQWDVIGIVNGTIPHEVIVVGNHRDAWIAGGAADPNSGSAVLNEVVRSVGKAVEAGWKPLRTIVFGSWDGEEYGLVGSTEWVEEYLPWLTEANVAYINVDVGASGPNFGAAAAPLLNQVLREATQKVPSPNQTVPGQTVGDVWDGKIRTMGSGSDFTAFQDFAGIPSIDMGFKADPNGPVYQYHSNYDSFHWMNKYGDPGFKYHLAMSRVLGILLSELADTIVIPFGATEYADALGTYLGKVEDKLKTGEDPASEEAIFAMRGAAHSKDVKGSADAFEASLKKIRVSLSDLRAKAAKLDERAAWANQKLEDGLPWWNIIGKIKLWTTIAKLNIQYKFFERHFLFEGGLDNRSWFKHVVFAPGLWTGYSGAVYPGLMESIDAKDYTNGLKWAGIIDRCVVRAAKSI, encoded by the exons ATGGTGAACGAGTCGACACCGTTGATCCAGACGGTTCGCGTTGCGCCGCCGCGGAGGAGATATCGTCATCACACTTGTCGACGATTCTGCACCATCGCCTGCACGTGTATCCTCATATTGGGATTCGCTTCCTTCCTTACCCACGTTTTTCTTATCTGGCCTtatcaccaccatcatggccgtCATAGCCACTATTCGCAGTCGCATCAGCACGGCAAACGCCTGTCTCACGAAGACCTCCAGAAGATTCTATTAGAGACCCCAACTGCAGACCACGCACAAGAATGGAGTCGGTATTACACCTCTGGCCCTCATTTGGCCGGCAAGAATTTTTCGCAA GCAGATTGGACCAGGGAGAAGTGGCAGAGCTGGGGTGTGGATGCCAGTATTGCCGAATATGATGTCTATATCAACTATCCCGTTGATCACGGTCTATCGCTTCTGAAGAAGTCTGACAAGGGCGACTCGTGGAAGCTCGAATTTAATGCTTCTTTGACCGAGCCAGTTCTGGAGGAGGACGCTACCTCGGCACTCGAGGATCGTATTCCTACCTTTCACGGTTACTCTGCCAGCGGCAACGTCACTGGTCAGTTCGTGTATGTGAATTACGGAACTTATCAAGATTACCAAGATCTTGTCGACGCCGGCATTGATCTTAAGGGCAaaattgccattgccaaataTGGAGGCATCTTCCGTGGTCTCAAAGTCAAGCGTGCTCAAGAACTGGGCATGGTCGGCGCCTTGATTTACAGCGATcccggtgatgatggtgataAAACGGAGGCGAATGGATACGAGCAGTATCCCAAGGGCCCTGCCCGGAATGAGGGCAGCGTTCAGCGTGGAAGCGTCCAGTTTTTGAGCACCCGCCCAGGTGATCC CACTACCCCAGGCTATCCATCGAAACCGGGTGTTCCGCGAGCACCCGCCGACGACTCTACTCCATCCATTCCATCCATACCCATTTCGTATGCAGATGCTCTTCCTATCCTGAAGGCGCTGAATGGACATGGGCCAAAGGCATCCGATTTCAGTAGCTACTGGACAAGtaaccttggtcttggctaTAAGGGCGTGGAATACAATATAGGGCCCTCCCCGGACAACTTGGTACTGAATTTGTATAACGAGCAGGAGTACGTCACCACTCCTCAATGGGACGTAATCGGAATCGTCAATGGAACCATCCCCCACGAGGTTATCGTTGTCGGAAACCATCGAGATGCGTGGATTGCTGGCGGCGCTGCCGACCCCAACAGTGGCTCTGCAGTTCTGAATGAAGTTGTCCGTAGCGTTGGTAAGGCAGTGGAAGCTGGATGGAAGCCTCTGCGAACCATTGTCTTTGGCAGCTGGGATGGTGAGGAATATGGACTGGTTGGAAGCACCGAATGGGTGGAGGAGTATCTCCCCTGGCTCACTGAAGCCAACGTCGCCTACATTAACGTTGATGTCGGTGCTTCTGGACCTAACTTTGGAGCCGCCGCAGCTCCTCTCCTCAACCAAGTGTTACGAGAAGCAACGCAAAAAGTACCATCCCCGAACCAGACTGTCCCCGGTCAAACGGTTGGAGATGTTTGGGATGGCAAGATCAGAACCATGGGGAGTGGCAGTGACTTTACGGCATTCCAAGATTTTGCCGGAATTCCCTCTATCGACATGGGCTTCAAAGCCGATCCAAATGGTCCTGTATACCAGTACCACAGCAACTACGACAGCTTCCACTGGATGAACAAGTATGGCGACCCTGGTTTCAAGTaccacttggccatgtcaaggGTCCTAGGCATTTTGCTGTCAGAGCTGGCCGACACCATTGTCATCCCCTTTGGCGCGACAGAATATGCCGACGCGTTAGGCACATACCTCGGCAAGGTAGAAGACAAGCTCAAGACAGGCGAGGACCCAGCCTCAGAAGAAGCCATTTTCGCCATGCGAGGAGCCGCCCACTCCAAGGACGTCAAGGGCAGTGCCGATGCCTTTGAAGCCAGTCTAAAGAAGATCCGCGTATCTCTCAGTGATCTCCGCGCCAAGGCCGCCAAGCTAGATGAGCGTGCTGCGTGGGCCAACCAAAAGCTAGAGGACGGTCTTCCCTGGTGGAACATTATCGGCAAGATCAAGCTGTGGaccaccatcgccaaactcaaTATTCAGTACAAGTTCTTTGAGAGACACTTCCTTTTTGAAGGAGGCCTGGACAACCGCAGCTGGTTTAAGCACGTCGTTTTTGCGCCTGGTCTGTGGACGGGCTACTCTGGAG CCGTGTACCCCGGTCTCATGGAGAGTATCGACGCCAAAGATTATACCAACGGTCTTAAATGGGCGGGTATCATTGATCGATGTGTTGTCAGGGCCGCAAAGAGTATTTAA